The Haloarcula rubripromontorii region GGCTTTTCTGGGGCAGTCCTGCGACCGATGCGAGACCAACCACAGTATGACTGCACCACATCAGACCCACCTCACCGCCGAGTACGACAGCGCTGCCCAGGCTCGCGCTATCGAGCGAAGTATTCGTCCCGAGATCGACGATATCGAGGGCGACCGGACGACAGCGCGGCTCGGCCGGGACGGACAGCGAGTCGAACTCACGGTCGCGGCGACCGACCTCGTCGCACTGCGGGCGGGTATCAACACGTGGTTGACGCTACGCGGCGTTGCCGAAGACGCTCTCGTAGGACGGAAGTGACGAAAGCAACGTGGAAATGACCGACGCCGACCGGACAGCAGGGCGTCACTGCCGGTAGCGGTCCGGGACGTGGGCCGCAATCGATTCGGGAACGTTGCCGAACACAACCGGTGCCAGGGCTGCCAGCCGACGACGCAAGAGGCCATATGTCGCGCCGGTGAGGAGGGCCGCGGCGACGACCCACCGGAACGGCCCGTCCAGAACGACGAACAGCGGCGCGCCAACGAGTACCATCAGCCCCACGTCTGCGGGTGACCCGTCGTACAGTATCCATCGCTTCGGCGACCGCCATCGGCCGCGGACGTGGTCGTACACGGCGCGCTCGGACGTAGCCTCCCACGGACGGAGTTCGAGGCCGCCGCCGTACCGGTCCATCCGGCAGTGGAGGGCAGCGGCCATCAGAACGAAGGTGACCGCAACGAGGAGTGGTGTCTGGAGAATAGCAGCGAAACCGGCACTCGGGAGCGCCGCGAGCGTGTACCCGCTGGGGTAATGCAGCGTCCGCCGGTGGCCCGAGTACAGGTCGAGGTCGGGCAAGACGCCACCGACGAGACCGCCTGCGAGCGCGACCGCGGCGTGGTCCGGCGCAAGGACGAGCAGCGGTGTCGCAATGGCGAGCCCCGCTATCGCGTGCGTCGGCAGCATCATATACCTGTATAAGGGCCTGTCGACGGTATAAGTACGTCGCTGGGTTTATTCGCTGTCGTACCCCACTTGGATGCAATGACGGATGGGTCCGAGCGTCCCGACGGGAGCCTCGGGAACATCGACCTCGACAACACGTTCGAGACGCTCTTCCGCGATGGGCGAACAAACGCACTCATCGCGTGGCTGCTCGTCGCTATTCTCACGGCTGTGTTCGTCGAAAGCGCTCTCGATGTCGACTACCAGTGGATACTACTCGTCGGTGTCGTCGGCTTCGTCGTCCTCGTGCCGCCGGTGGCGTTCCGCGAGTGGCGTGTCATGCTGCCGTGGGAACTGCTCTTTCTCGCCTGTCTGCCAATCCTGGTCCGCGGCCTCGTCGGAGGCACAGTCGGGACCTTTGCGACGTATCTCTCGCTGGCAGCGCTGTCGCTGCTCGTTATCGTGGAACTCCACATGTTCACTGAACTGGAAGTCACACACTGGTTCGCCGTCTGTCTCGTCGTCCTGACGACACTCGCCGCCGTGGCAGCTTGGACGGTGTTCCGGTGGAACGCCGACCGGTTTCTCGGAACGACGTATCTCACGACCAACGAAGCGTTGATGACCGAGTGGCTGTACGTCACCCTCGCTGGCCTCGTCGCGGGTGTGTTGTTCGATGGCTACTTCAGACGGCGGGACCGCCGCCTCTGGCGTGTCATCCGACGGATGGTGCGACGATGAGGCTGCCCCGACCGTCGATTCAGAACCAGCGGCGGATCACTCACGCGATGCAGCTCGTCTTGCTTGCGCTGGTCGGCTACGGCATCGTCGCCGGTCAGCCAAAGCCGATTACGAACGGCGGTATTGGCCTGCTTGTTACGTTTCTCCCCGCGGTGATGCGGCGAAACTACAATCTGGCTCTGGACCCGTGGCTGGCCCTCTGGATCACGACCGCGGTGTTTCTGCATACGCTCGGTTCGGCTGGACTCTACGGTCAGATCGGCTGGTGGGACCACCTCACCCACGCGATGTCGGCCTCACTCATTGCTGCGTTCGGGTACACGACGGCCCGGACCATCGACCTCCACAACGACTCGATACACATCCCCAAGCGCGTCTTTTTCGTGTACATCTTCGTCGTCGTCCTTTCGTTCGGGGTGATCTGGGAACTGTTCGAGTTCGCGCTCGATATCGTCGCCACCGAAACAGGAGTCACGATGCCGCTGGCGCAACACGGCCTCGACGACACGGTCCGGGATACGATGTTCAATTCGCTCGGGGCGCTGCTGGTCGCGGCGTTCGGACAGGCCCATCTCACTGATGTCGCCGAAACCATCCGAGAACGGCTGTTCGTTGTCGACTGACGCTGTGTCACCGGATTCGATGGCCGAAGTGCTAGCTAGGGTAGCTGTGGTGGCCGACCACAGTACGCCATCGGCCCGACCGACTTCTCTTCGATAGGCCACACCGGAAGTTGCGTGCTATCCCCAGCCGTCCAGTTATCGCGGCCACCTTCCAGTTGATTAGTTGTTGTGTAAAAGCTGTCACCGCCGAACAGTTATTACCCCTCAGTAAAGTGGTTGAATAGCATACCAGGGTGATGATTGGAAACGACCTCGACGACGTCGCGGTTGCGGGAGCGAGACAGGCCGACGCTGCCAGTCGAGTAATCGAAGTCGTGTATCTCGATTCCGAGCCGACAGCACGGGAGCAGATACGTGAGGGACTGGCGGACCACCATGCTGATATAACGGTGACGAGCGTGGCAACGACAGATGCCGCGTTAGAAGCCGCCGCGTCGACGGATGTCTCCTGTCTCGTCCTTGACCCGGCTGGACTGGGCGATATCCCGGCCGCGCTGGTGTCGAACGACCGCTACCCGGTCGTCCTCTACACCGACGCCACTGCGACGGATAGCGCCGCGGCTGTCGTCGACGATGCGGAGACGGTCGTCACGAAACAGGGAGACGAACAGCTAACGTTTCTGGCAGAGAAAATCGTCAGCATCGTATCGGCGTCAGCCGACCGGACCGAGTCCGCGTTCCGAGATGCGCTGTCCGGAATCGAATCGCGCGCTGAAGCGAACGAGATCGCTGTCTTGCTGGCGGATGACGGAACGGTACACTGGTCGAGCGAATCGGTGTCGGTGTTTGTTGACTCTCTCGACGACACCCACAGGGTCGAGTGCTTCTACGATGCTATGCAGACAGCACTTCCCGATACGTCTAGTGGCCGTCGACAGTTACAGCGGCTCCAGAACGCCTCGACTGAGCCGGTTGCCATCCGGGTTCCGGGGAGCGACCGCGATCAGTACCTCCTCCGACGCGAACACGTGCTACCGGATGCCGCGGGCGGACATACGCTCGTCCTGCTGCGAGATATCACTGACACTGCCCGGCGTGATGCCCGCACGGCGCTGCTCGATCTCATGGTCGAGCAGGCACAAGACGGGCTCTACACGCTCGATGAACGCGGTGTCATCGACTTCTGCAACGAGTCGTTTGCGGCGAACCTCGGGTACGAGCCGACCGAACTGTGTGGCAAACACGCTTCGGAAATACTGGCACCCGGTGAACTTTCGAAGGGGCAGGCGACTGTGGAAACACTGCTTGAAGCGCCCGAACAGGAGAGTACGACTGCTGATCTGACGTTTCGTCGGAAAGACGGTACTGAACGGGTGGTGTCGATCAACTACAGGCTGAATCACGACGAAGACGGCAACTACTGTGGGCTGATCGGCGTCGCTCGGGATGTCACGGAACGCCGTGACCGCGAGCGCGAGTATCAGGAGATGACGGAGCGATTGAACTTCGCGCTTGAGGGCGCGGAACTCGGCGTCTGGGACTGGAACCCCAAAACCAACGCTGTCACCTTCGACGAGCGATGGACCGGAATGCTCGGTTACACGACAGACGAACTGGAGCCACACTACGAGACGTGGGCCGACCTCGTCCATCCGGATGATCTCGACCGGGCGGAACAGGCACTTGAGGCACTGAAGTCCGGGGAGACCGATCTGTACGAGTGCGAATTCCGGATGCAGACGAAAGACGGGGACTGGCGATGGATTCGGGACATCGGCAAAGTGTTCGAGTGGAACGACGACGGCGAGGCGATCCGGGCCGTCGGAATCCATCAGGACATCACCGACGAACGGAAACGTCAGAATGCAATCGAACGCCAGCGCGACGAACTGGCGACACTCAACGGGGTCAACATGGTCATACAGGACCTCATTCACGCGTTAGGTGGTGCCGCGACTCGCCACGAAACCGCGAAGACGGTGTGTGAGCGCGTTGTTGAATCCGACCTCTGTGAGCTAGCGTGGATCGCCGAGCGAGCGGGCGCGAACGACAGTCTCGTCCCGAAAACGGTAGCCGGCGACGATGCCGGTTGTGTCGACGATCTCATCGGTAGTGACGGCAACAACCGAGCGCTGTGTGAAACGGCCCTCGTGACAGGCGCGGTCCAGACGATACAGGACTGTGGTGACCCGACTGCATTCAAGCAGTGTGGGGCCGCGGCTCGTGAACAGGGATTCAAATCCGCCGCAGCGATTCCACTGGTGCAGGGGAACACCGTCCACGGCGTTCTCTGTGTGTACGCCGACCAGCCAGCGGCGTTCAGCGGCCGAATAGCCGATAGTTTCGCTGTTCTCGGTGAGATGGTCGGATACACGCTTGCTGCGGTCCAGAACAGACAGCTCCTGTCTGACGACGCCGCGCTTGAACTGACATTCGAATCAGAACGCTCTGATATACCGCTTGTCTCGGCAGCGAATGCGTACGGATGCCGACTCGAAGTTATCGAGTCTGTCGAGACCAAGCCGACGCATCTGCTCTATCTCTCCGTACACGGAGGGCCGCCCGATGCAGTCGCTGCGCATCTCCGTTCGCATACGGAGGTCCTCGGTTCGCGGGTCGTCCGTTCAGACGAGGCCAGCGCCGTTGTCGAGCTTCAGGTGACAGAAACCGTCCAATCACTGCTGCTTGATGTCGGTGCCCGCTGCCGGACGATAGTTGCGGATGACGGGACGCTCTCTATTACTGTCGAGGCCTCGCCGGATGCCGACTCCCGGGCGATACGGGACACAGTCTCTGACCGGATGCCAGGGATCGCGCTGACGGCAAAACACGAGCGTGAACAGCCAAGCGACATACCTGACGCCGAGACAGACCCTCGGAATCACCTGACTGAGCGCCAGAAAGAAGTCCTCAGAACGGCCTTCCTGACGGGCTACTACAGCTGGCCACGGGAGACCAACGCCGAGCAACTGGCAGAGCGGCTCGGTATCGCGTCACCGACGCTTCATCAGCACCTCCGGCGGGCGCAGCGGAATCTCATCGATGCTGTGTTTGAAATGGAGTCCTGAGCCGCGGTGAGACCGTCAGCGAGCGGGGCTGGCGCGTTCGACGGGTGCCTAGCTATCTAGGTACAGAGTTAATATAGGATAGCGTTATAAATTTTACGTGGATAAATGAATAATCAAAGGAATGGAGGGTCTCAGAGCGACCAGTG contains the following coding sequences:
- a CDS encoding KEOPS complex subunit Pcc1 encodes the protein MTAPHQTHLTAEYDSAAQARAIERSIRPEIDDIEGDRTTARLGRDGQRVELTVAATDLVALRAGINTWLTLRGVAEDALVGRK
- a CDS encoding metal-dependent hydrolase, with the translated sequence MMLPTHAIAGLAIATPLLVLAPDHAAVALAGGLVGGVLPDLDLYSGHRRTLHYPSGYTLAALPSAGFAAILQTPLLVAVTFVLMAAALHCRMDRYGGGLELRPWEATSERAVYDHVRGRWRSPKRWILYDGSPADVGLMVLVGAPLFVVLDGPFRWVVAAALLTGATYGLLRRRLAALAPVVFGNVPESIAAHVPDRYRQ
- a CDS encoding PAS domain-containing protein — encoded protein: MIGNDLDDVAVAGARQADAASRVIEVVYLDSEPTAREQIREGLADHHADITVTSVATTDAALEAAASTDVSCLVLDPAGLGDIPAALVSNDRYPVVLYTDATATDSAAAVVDDAETVVTKQGDEQLTFLAEKIVSIVSASADRTESAFRDALSGIESRAEANEIAVLLADDGTVHWSSESVSVFVDSLDDTHRVECFYDAMQTALPDTSSGRRQLQRLQNASTEPVAIRVPGSDRDQYLLRREHVLPDAAGGHTLVLLRDITDTARRDARTALLDLMVEQAQDGLYTLDERGVIDFCNESFAANLGYEPTELCGKHASEILAPGELSKGQATVETLLEAPEQESTTADLTFRRKDGTERVVSINYRLNHDEDGNYCGLIGVARDVTERRDREREYQEMTERLNFALEGAELGVWDWNPKTNAVTFDERWTGMLGYTTDELEPHYETWADLVHPDDLDRAEQALEALKSGETDLYECEFRMQTKDGDWRWIRDIGKVFEWNDDGEAIRAVGIHQDITDERKRQNAIERQRDELATLNGVNMVIQDLIHALGGAATRHETAKTVCERVVESDLCELAWIAERAGANDSLVPKTVAGDDAGCVDDLIGSDGNNRALCETALVTGAVQTIQDCGDPTAFKQCGAAAREQGFKSAAAIPLVQGNTVHGVLCVYADQPAAFSGRIADSFAVLGEMVGYTLAAVQNRQLLSDDAALELTFESERSDIPLVSAANAYGCRLEVIESVETKPTHLLYLSVHGGPPDAVAAHLRSHTEVLGSRVVRSDEASAVVELQVTETVQSLLLDVGARCRTIVADDGTLSITVEASPDADSRAIRDTVSDRMPGIALTAKHEREQPSDIPDAETDPRNHLTERQKEVLRTAFLTGYYSWPRETNAEQLAERLGIASPTLHQHLRRAQRNLIDAVFEMES